Proteins from a single region of Lysinibacillus sp. JNUCC-52:
- a CDS encoding alpha/beta hydrolase gives MKLSKPQPLTIEGGKKAVLLLHGFTGSTKDVKKLGEFLSTRGYTVHAPIYSGHGVEPEALLETKPEDWWNDVVEGYNFLKNKGHEEIAVVGISLGGVFSLKVAEQFPVKGVVAMCAPITRDSSKGLFTRLYNYARLYKHFENKSKDQIISELHELRITPKDSLDGVTRLTEETREDLPAIKAPTLVLQGLLDDELYQQSAPFILDTVKTDDKEIIWYENSGHIITLDKEREKVYEDVYNFLNHIEWSVAN, from the coding sequence ATGAAGTTATCAAAGCCGCAACCTCTAACAATTGAGGGAGGCAAAAAAGCCGTACTATTACTGCATGGATTTACAGGTAGCACAAAAGATGTGAAAAAGCTAGGGGAATTTTTATCAACACGTGGTTATACAGTTCATGCACCTATTTATAGTGGTCATGGGGTAGAACCAGAAGCCCTACTTGAAACAAAGCCTGAAGACTGGTGGAATGATGTAGTAGAAGGCTACAACTTCCTAAAAAATAAAGGCCATGAAGAAATCGCAGTAGTAGGAATTTCACTTGGCGGTGTCTTTTCGTTAAAAGTAGCAGAGCAATTTCCTGTTAAAGGAGTTGTTGCCATGTGTGCGCCGATAACACGCGATAGCTCAAAAGGTTTATTTACACGTTTATATAATTACGCAAGACTATATAAACATTTTGAAAACAAATCAAAAGACCAAATTATTTCTGAATTACATGAATTACGAATTACACCAAAAGATTCCTTAGACGGTGTTACTCGTTTAACAGAAGAAACACGTGAAGATTTACCAGCAATTAAAGCACCAACTTTAGTATTGCAAGGATTATTAGACGATGAGCTATACCAACAAAGCGCTCCGTTTATTTTAGATACAGTTAAAACTGATGATAAAGAAATTATATGGTATGAAAATTCAGGTCATATCATTACATTAGATAAAGAACGTGAAAAAGTTTATGAAGATGTATATAATTTTTTAAACCATATTGAGTGGTCTGTTGCAAACTAA
- a CDS encoding LysE family translocator — MEISTLVTFLGAAIILTLMPGPDNLFVLAQSITQDKKAGIATSLGLCTGLLVHIGAAVLGISAIIYQSTVIFSIVKFAGAAYLLYLAWQSFRAKDDPFTLDQQNIQALGSLYRKGILMNVLNPKVSLFFLALLPQFVNPIHGHVALQMLILGIVFLVQALILFSLFSIFAGKVRKVIIGKPAIAKRLNMVQGILFTFIGIQIALSKQ, encoded by the coding sequence TTGGAAATTTCAACGTTAGTGACGTTTTTAGGAGCAGCCATCATTTTAACGTTAATGCCAGGACCAGACAATTTATTTGTCCTTGCACAAAGCATTACACAAGATAAAAAGGCAGGCATTGCTACTTCATTAGGCTTATGTACAGGTTTACTTGTGCATATCGGAGCTGCAGTTTTAGGAATCTCAGCTATTATTTATCAATCGACGGTCATCTTTTCGATTGTCAAATTTGCAGGCGCTGCCTATTTACTATATTTAGCATGGCAATCATTTCGAGCAAAGGATGATCCTTTTACATTGGATCAACAAAATATTCAAGCTTTAGGTTCGCTGTATCGTAAAGGCATTTTGATGAATGTCTTAAATCCAAAGGTTTCTTTATTTTTCTTAGCACTATTGCCACAGTTTGTAAACCCAATACATGGCCATGTGGCATTACAAATGCTTATTTTGGGTATTGTATTTTTAGTACAGGCACTCATTCTATTCTCGTTATTTAGTATTTTTGCGGGGAAAGTTAGAAAAGTCATTATAGGGAAGCCAGCAATCGCTAAACGTTTGAATATGGTACAAGGCATACTATTTACTTTTATCGGTATACAGATCGCACTAAGTAAACAATAA
- a CDS encoding sodium:proton antiporter gives MAVSDIVQEFEDEQGNVFYKMKTHDVDVQAMQSSGLAPVLTYWLSEKDITEDIRNLRFSPRPPSSYIQDYDAFQSMLYAKEQRAINQLYEKMSIKPKNMTTGKQLLWSFFVMILAMLPLLVAIWWFK, from the coding sequence ATGGCAGTAAGCGATATAGTTCAAGAATTTGAGGACGAGCAAGGGAATGTTTTTTATAAAATGAAAACACATGATGTCGACGTTCAAGCAATGCAATCTTCTGGTTTAGCACCAGTTCTTACGTATTGGCTTAGCGAAAAAGATATTACAGAGGATATCCGAAATTTACGTTTTAGCCCAAGACCCCCATCAAGTTATATACAAGATTATGATGCATTTCAGTCAATGCTCTATGCAAAAGAGCAACGTGCCATCAATCAACTCTATGAAAAAATGAGCATTAAGCCAAAAAATATGACAACAGGAAAACAATTATTATGGAGTTTCTTTGTTATGATTTTGGCGATGTTGCCTTTATTAGTTGCCATTTGGTGGTTTAAATAA
- the brnQ gene encoding branched-chain amino acid transport system II carrier protein, with the protein MQKKIPFSTYAVIGTMLFGLYFGAGNLIFPIQLGQLAGTNFWFALIGFLVTAIGLPFLGILAIGLSGSNGLRDLASRIHPLFGVIFSLALYLTIGPFFAIPRTATVPFVVGFEPYISAEYTTILLAVFSFIFFAIVYYFSLNPAKIMDYIGKVLTPAFLVVLFILIIISIVKPMGHFQQPIGDYIQSSFMTGFKEGYNTMDALASLAFGIVVINAIKNAGITDRKEIAKATWKSGIFAMALMTLIYGLITYMGASSIEAVGTFDNGGLIFAAVADHYFGSFGAILLAVIIVLACLKTSIGLITSCSEFFHEVFPKISYKWFVFILCVVSFSIANFGLNNIIQFAIPVLMFLYPLAIVLILLALSSSLFNNKQAVYASAMFLTFFVSLIDGYNALVNSMPAAKLSVLDSVAELYSNILPLYDIGLGWILPAVVGVIIGLAMPSKKVATIN; encoded by the coding sequence ATGCAAAAGAAAATACCTTTTTCTACTTATGCAGTCATTGGCACAATGTTATTCGGACTGTATTTTGGAGCAGGGAACCTTATTTTTCCAATCCAACTTGGACAACTAGCAGGAACAAACTTCTGGTTTGCACTGATCGGCTTTTTAGTTACAGCAATCGGTTTGCCATTTTTGGGCATTTTAGCGATTGGTTTATCGGGCAGTAATGGTCTGCGTGATTTAGCGAGCCGTATTCATCCTTTATTTGGCGTTATTTTTTCACTAGCGCTATACTTAACAATTGGTCCCTTTTTTGCAATTCCTCGAACTGCGACAGTACCATTTGTCGTTGGCTTTGAACCATATATTAGTGCGGAGTATACAACAATTTTATTAGCCGTATTTAGCTTCATATTTTTTGCAATAGTCTATTATTTCTCATTAAATCCAGCGAAAATTATGGATTATATCGGTAAGGTTTTAACACCAGCCTTTTTAGTCGTATTATTTATATTAATTATTATCAGTATTGTGAAGCCGATGGGGCATTTCCAACAGCCAATAGGTGACTATATCCAGTCTTCCTTTATGACAGGTTTTAAAGAAGGCTACAATACGATGGATGCATTAGCATCACTAGCATTTGGTATTGTCGTAATTAATGCTATTAAAAATGCGGGTATTACTGATCGGAAAGAAATTGCTAAGGCAACATGGAAATCGGGTATTTTCGCAATGGCATTAATGACTTTAATCTATGGGCTCATTACGTATATGGGTGCATCTAGTATTGAAGCTGTCGGAACATTTGATAATGGTGGTTTAATTTTTGCAGCAGTAGCAGACCATTATTTCGGCTCATTTGGTGCTATTTTATTGGCAGTAATTATTGTACTAGCTTGTTTAAAAACTAGTATTGGCTTAATTACTTCTTGTAGTGAATTTTTCCATGAAGTTTTCCCGAAAATTAGCTATAAATGGTTTGTTTTCATTTTGTGCGTAGTATCATTTTCAATAGCCAACTTTGGTTTGAATAATATTATTCAATTTGCTATTCCAGTGCTAATGTTCTTATATCCACTTGCGATTGTTCTTATTTTACTAGCCTTAAGCTCTTCATTATTTAACAATAAGCAAGCCGTTTATGCATCTGCAATGTTCTTAACATTTTTTGTTAGCCTAATTGACGGCTACAATGCACTAGTAAATAGTATGCCTGCTGCAAAATTAAGTGTATTGGATTCAGTAGCAGAGCTGTATTCAAATATATTACCTTTATATGATATTGGTTTAGGTTGGATATTACCAGCTGTAGTTGGTGTCATTATTGGATTAGCAATGCCTTCAAAAAAAGTAGCAACAATTAACTAA
- the proB gene encoding glutamate 5-kinase, giving the protein MERKRIVVKIGSSSLTNAKGEIDKVRLMDHVQAIAELKKCGHEVLLVSSGAVAAGFKHLGYPSRPVTVKGKQAAAAVGQSLLIQTYHALFSIYDITPAQILLTRTDFSKKERYKNAYATFEELLERSMLPIINENDTVSVSELTFGDNDMLSALVSGLVHADQLIILTDINGLYDANPNKNPLAKRIDRLTEVTDEMLGFADGAGSKVGTGGMESKLLAARAALNAGVKVFIGTGDGAHKLVDIMNGHGDGTYVEHEALAILTNNKQWIALTEISGKIFVDNGAEIALLENGKSLLPAGVYRVEGDFEHGDVVEVYCENRLLGRGEVLYSSLELAHAMGKRTDELTNYPIEVIHRDKWLKIQTN; this is encoded by the coding sequence ATGGAAAGAAAAAGAATCGTCGTAAAAATTGGCAGTAGCTCCTTAACAAATGCAAAAGGCGAAATTGACAAAGTACGCTTAATGGATCATGTGCAAGCTATTGCAGAATTAAAAAAATGTGGTCATGAAGTTTTGCTTGTTTCTTCAGGAGCTGTTGCAGCGGGTTTTAAACATTTGGGCTACCCTTCTCGTCCAGTAACAGTAAAAGGGAAACAAGCTGCCGCCGCAGTTGGCCAAAGTTTACTTATCCAAACGTACCATGCGCTATTTAGTATTTATGATATTACGCCTGCACAGATTTTACTTACACGCACGGATTTTTCGAAAAAAGAACGCTACAAAAATGCCTATGCAACATTTGAGGAATTGTTAGAACGTTCGATGCTCCCAATTATAAATGAAAATGACACTGTATCTGTTAGTGAGTTAACATTTGGCGATAATGATATGTTATCGGCACTTGTAAGTGGACTTGTCCATGCAGACCAGCTCATTATACTTACAGATATTAATGGCTTATACGACGCAAATCCCAATAAAAATCCGCTAGCTAAGCGCATTGATCGTTTAACCGAAGTGACTGATGAAATGCTTGGCTTTGCTGATGGTGCAGGCTCAAAAGTCGGAACAGGTGGAATGGAGTCTAAACTTTTGGCTGCGCGAGCAGCTTTAAATGCTGGTGTGAAGGTATTTATCGGCACTGGTGATGGTGCGCATAAACTTGTCGATATTATGAATGGTCATGGAGATGGGACATATGTTGAGCATGAGGCGCTCGCTATATTAACAAATAATAAACAGTGGATTGCACTTACGGAAATTTCTGGTAAAATTTTTGTAGATAACGGTGCTGAAATTGCCTTGCTAGAGAACGGTAAAAGCTTGCTACCAGCTGGTGTCTACCGTGTTGAAGGAGACTTTGAACATGGTGATGTTGTAGAGGTTTATTGTGAAAATAGACTTCTTGGTCGTGGCGAAGTTTTATACTCCTCACTTGAGTTAGCACATGCAATGGGAAAACGGACCGATGAATTAACGAACTATCCAATAGAAGTTATTCATCGAGATAAATGGTTAAAAATACAAACGAATTAA
- a CDS encoding LysR family transcriptional regulator, which translates to MEWQQLEYFATVAKLEHMTRAADVLAISQPALSRSISKLEEELGVPLFDRQGRSIMLNRYGEQFLYRVQRMRKEYEKAVLELQELNNPELGDVSLGFLHTLGTSIVPDLIRAFRQQHPQIRFHFTQNYSHSQLKQLLAGELDLCLLAAINTEPPVCWKELWRDELYIMVPIDHHLANRKSITMKELENENFVLMKKGYALRRTADRLLNAAGIKPKITYEGDEVSTVAGFVGAGLGVSLLPDDEDLNPNKVVKIHVEDMVCERIIGMAWIENRYLSPSARQFQKFVFDYYEKMGPAKNND; encoded by the coding sequence ATGGAATGGCAACAATTGGAATATTTTGCAACGGTAGCAAAACTTGAACATATGACACGTGCTGCGGATGTATTAGCTATTTCACAGCCTGCACTAAGTCGCTCAATCTCTAAGCTTGAGGAGGAATTAGGTGTACCTTTATTTGACCGCCAAGGACGCTCCATCATGCTAAATCGCTATGGAGAACAGTTTTTATATCGTGTGCAGCGTATGCGCAAAGAATATGAAAAGGCAGTTTTAGAATTACAGGAGCTGAATAATCCTGAGCTTGGAGACGTGTCACTGGGCTTTTTACATACACTTGGAACAAGTATTGTACCTGATTTGATCCGCGCTTTCCGTCAGCAACATCCGCAAATCCGCTTTCATTTCACGCAAAACTATTCACACTCACAATTAAAACAACTACTTGCTGGTGAGCTCGATCTGTGCCTACTTGCAGCTATTAACACTGAACCACCTGTATGTTGGAAGGAACTATGGCGAGATGAGCTTTACATTATGGTGCCGATTGATCATCATCTTGCCAATCGGAAAAGCATTACAATGAAGGAACTAGAAAATGAAAATTTTGTATTAATGAAAAAAGGCTATGCATTACGACGGACTGCGGATCGATTATTAAATGCTGCAGGCATTAAGCCTAAAATTACTTATGAAGGAGATGAGGTCTCTACCGTTGCGGGATTTGTAGGGGCTGGCCTTGGCGTATCACTACTACCTGATGATGAAGATCTTAATCCAAATAAAGTCGTAAAAATTCATGTTGAAGATATGGTCTGTGAACGTATTATCGGAATGGCTTGGATTGAAAATCGTTACCTTTCACCTTCCGCTCGACAATTTCAGAAATTTGTCTTTGATTATTATGAAAAAATGGGACCTGCTAAAAACAACGACTAA
- a CDS encoding DUF1835 domain-containing protein, protein MAILHITFSLSAQGSIKHAIRQHHLQREESVICVNDIFSIGPLTSLENRKQWLNTNIFRDKEERALYEDIHKMWTRSIAGIPCDMDVWIWYSQNTHEEIGLRYVMSEFINKCSMVFGIDATVALKRIHPDMSIHHTGELSADMLMKLRPDAKRFSLEECQRLAKEWEELKQNPSTLRVWQNGVVYAEENIYDATIIECAKDLQDKNKEFWLSPATVIGQTINKNEDYMSDAFLEYRIFTMARQGLFEISGDTTDMFSYQIKYIGE, encoded by the coding sequence ATGGCAATTTTACATATTACCTTTAGTTTATCTGCACAAGGTTCTATTAAACACGCGATACGACAACACCATTTACAGCGAGAAGAGTCGGTCATTTGTGTCAATGATATTTTCTCGATTGGACCACTTACAAGTTTGGAAAATCGAAAGCAATGGTTAAATACTAATATTTTTAGAGATAAAGAAGAACGAGCATTATACGAAGACATTCATAAGATGTGGACGAGATCAATCGCAGGTATTCCTTGTGATATGGATGTATGGATTTGGTATAGCCAAAATACACATGAAGAAATTGGGTTACGCTATGTTATGAGTGAGTTTATAAATAAATGCAGCATGGTATTTGGTATAGATGCAACTGTTGCTTTAAAGCGAATTCATCCAGATATGTCCATTCACCATACAGGAGAATTATCAGCAGATATGCTTATGAAACTACGACCTGACGCTAAGCGCTTTTCATTGGAAGAGTGTCAGCGACTTGCTAAAGAATGGGAAGAACTCAAGCAAAACCCAAGTACATTGCGAGTTTGGCAAAATGGTGTTGTTTACGCAGAAGAGAATATTTACGATGCAACAATTATTGAATGTGCAAAAGATTTACAAGATAAAAACAAGGAGTTCTGGCTTTCACCAGCGACTGTCATTGGGCAAACTATCAATAAAAACGAGGACTATATGAGCGACGCCTTTTTAGAATATCGAATTTTTACGATGGCAAGGCAAGGGCTTTTTGAAATTAGCGGAGATACCACGGATATGTTTTCTTATCAAATTAAATATATAGGGGAGTAA